A window from Drosophila subobscura isolate 14011-0131.10 chromosome O, UCBerk_Dsub_1.0, whole genome shotgun sequence encodes these proteins:
- the LOC117899087 gene encoding LOW QUALITY PROTEIN: insulin-like receptor (The sequence of the model RefSeq protein was modified relative to this genomic sequence to represent the inferred CDS: inserted 2 bases in 1 codon): MFNIQEKTTSTATLTSAWEIEEDRLRFGERLFKYNYIYSDYYYSAFCNNSAIKTTNEVLATTAKTTTIGEAATTTTAATNTSTLSPSNICVLCRQQITEDTCGCCLTAVEAASPKLPTPTTVIEKDVKISMAPGCEIIVKFVRRVFKWEEYFGNDRKFECNRNGDDDDNEDNDYRDNTKNNRRLRQEHFSIYDNCHNILRTLQSLLLLMQNSAIFTKRRRRQQREQGSRXEQREQDKEPQNQLKQNYLNYTQFLLLLETISAATTTRLSLSRSKYNKHNSIHNQQQQQQQLGSKRATSQVQQEKQQQQQQQRQRFHHKHQHHHHYHHHHHNGSRSRSLAWILITGLLTMHATIAMQLLPDEIYQEQPHEHLQQERHQHPHPPDDISERIELRLRRASSSSSSSGRPSDQIRLSHNERTCKSMDIRNTAREFSQLSNCTIIEGFLLITLINDADHLNESYPQLTEVTEYVLVYRVNNLVSLSKVFPNLSVIRGNILFDGYALVVYSNRDLQDLGLSKLRAIANGGVRIEKNPSLCFVHTVNWLHIMAENATKSEVVLQTNRNEATCPKCPGEIKGGDVLDMNGANGGEPSVSCKEYADHKRYCWDTKSCQTICPKECRNNCIDEKTCCNKACLGGCIRDNNGHNDCISCRYLSIHNTTCVDTCPQGFYRYDRRCITAEMCEQIGTKYETKEMPLAHYNGQCTTRCPKGYQMENSTCVKCQGQCEKTCEGELIDSLVRARDFHGCTKIGPNNGLTISIKREGRSHIMEALEFGLASVHTIETYLKVHLTYGLTSLRFFKALREIRGAPMLENLYALYVLENNDLEEIWAPNQTVYIRNGGVFFHFNRKLCVSTINELRPMMASKPESFNKSEVATDSNGNRGSCGTAKILVTVEGTRPRTAFVKVDPKSVILGDPVGSNKTISNTSIFFKDPRAFIGFQFYHMIDPYGNATKSSYQPCDDRWTVSDPIKVFGHIFTDLIPYTQYAFYVRTMAISSESTNGQSDVMYFRTMPAQPSMVPAITATSVSSSEIQVTWNPPRYPYSKLTRYFVKAELTIRTAKDTPQRNYCVDPIAKAVDNEVMVAPTPAEKTPDPLTREADCKCEEGSRKTTDRDQDDRRIHAQMEFENALQNFIYVPSPKKAQGKAGAGAAAGAGAVVGLLPSANSIDDGSGPGNAIRRRRDIDFESGFERLGGSFLLRHVRALKDEPLNISQPSIVDPEAWVNETRMSALGDYYEVLGAQVLANTTSFSFKRLRHFTLYTIFVVACRERAGPNDKESICSSMNPIYKLTNRKEDADMARNLTVARENANNTQSSVRLRWLPPSDPNGDIVAYELAYRLQKPDQAEEKKCILVADFLNLTDGYPLHLNEGNYSFRVRANSLAGQGIYSDFVFIYVQPRPNYMMYLIWILGGICLMVIACLMIYVRILRMKGRPNDLHMNTDVNPFYASMQYIPDDWEVLRENIIQLSPLGQGSFGMVYEGILKSLTGGVDMECAIKTVNENATDRERTNFLSEASVMKEFDTFHVVRLLGVCSRGQPALVVMELMKKGDLKSYLRAHRPEERDEAMQAYLNRIGVTGNVHPPTYARIYQMAIEIADGMAYLAAKKFVHRDLAARNCMVAEDLTVKIGDFGMTRDVYETDYYRKGTKGLLPVRWMPPESLRDGVYSSSSDVFSFGVVLWEMATLAAQPYQGLSNEQVLRYVIDGGIMERPENCPDVLHKLMHRCWHHRPSARPSFLDIIAYLEQQCPDSEFKDVSFYHSEAGLVHREKERKERSQNDAFAAVPLDQDQEDATTPLRVGDYQGYKSNMDHNSSLDQPAESPIALVDDHATHSPFSLQSGFIVSSTPDAQSTMPTAGASHGDDASAYVQPDAEALAADRGYEIYDPSPNFAELPTSRSGSTGGGGGGKLSGEQHLLPRKSRQPIIMSSSMPDDVIGIGGGGSSLQPSTASAASSNASSHTGTSGGGGGRYPSLKRVVADTLRNRANIFNRHLFNHKRSGSNASYKSSASNAPSTSSNSNLTSHPVAMGNLGTIESGGSGSAGSYTGTPRFYTPTATPSGGASTIISDNPNYRQLDESITSGGTTRSPGNSWSQRTDSEQATILTTSSPNPNYEMMHPPPGQGPGPGQSQSQSQGNSNSNAGANDNPNYVMMSEPELVISSNPSYAFMNAPQARLSSSDEDNDLEEDDAEEDEDEDLDVEHIKMERMPLSRPRQRAPRNPQRSRSVSQTRKSPTAAATAAAAAAAASNVSNLLKENWLRQGSSSTRPPPPNGFIGREA; encoded by the exons ATGTTCAATATCCAAGAGAAGACGACGTCAACAGCGACGCTGACGTCAGCGTGGGAAATAGAGGAAGATCGGTTGAGGTTCGGAGAAAGGCTCTTCAAATATAATTACATTTATagtgattattattatagtgCATTCTGCAATAATtctgcaataaaaacaacaaatgaggTATTAgctacaacagcaaaaacaacaacaatcggcgaagcagcaacaacaacaacagcggcaacaaacaCATCAACATTGTCGCCCAGCAACATTTGTGTCTTGTGTCGGCAGCAAATAACTGAGGATacatgtggctgctgcctgacGGCAGTGGAGGCAGCATCACCTAAAttgccaacaccaacaacagtaATAGAAAAAGATGTGAAAATTTCCATGGCCCCAGGATGTGAAATTATAGTAAAATTCGTGAGACGTGTGTTCAAGTGGGAAGAGTATTTCGGGAATGATCGGAAATTTGAATGCAACAGAAacggcgatgatgatgataatgaagaTAATGATTATAGAGACAACACAAAGAACAATCGACGGCTAAGGCAGGAGCACTTCAGTATCTATGACAATTGCCACAACATACTGAGAACGCTGCaatcactgctgctgctcatgcagAATAGTGCCATATTCACAAAGCGacgcagaaggcagcagcgggagcagggGAGCAg ggagcagcgggagcaggacAAGGAGCCACAAAACcaactaaaacaaaattatttaaattatacacAATTCCTATTGCTGTTAGAGACAATatcagcagcaaccacaacaagaCTGAGTTTAAGCCGTagcaaatacaacaaacatAATTCTATACataatcaacaacaacaacaacaacaactaggAAGTAAACGTGCCACATCACAAGTTCAAcaagagaagcagcaacagcaacagcaacagcgtcAACGCTTTCATCACAAAcaccaacatcatcatcattatcatcatcatcatcataatggaagtcgaagtcgaagtctgGCTTGGATACTGATCACTGGTCTGCTGACCATGCACGCCACCATCGCCATGCAACTGCTGCCAGATGAGATCTACCAGGAACAACCCCATGAACATTTGCAACAGGAGCGGCatcagcatccgcatccgccGGACGATATATCCGAGAGAATTGAGCTGCGATTGCGTcgggccagcagcagtagcagcagcagcggcaggcccAGCGATCAAATACGATTGTCGCACAACGAAAGAA CCTGCAAGTCAATGGACATACGAAACACGGCGAGGGAGTTCAGTCAGCTGTCCAATTGCACCATCATTGAGGGCTTCCTGCTGATCACGCTGATCAACGATGCCGATCACCTGAACGAGTCGTATCCGCAGCTGACGGAGGTCACCGAGTATGTGCTCGTGTACCGGGTGAACAATCTGGTGTCGCTGTCGAAGGTGTTCCCCAACCTGAGCGTAATACGCGGCAACATACTGTTCGATGGGTATGCGCTGGTGGTCTACTCGAACCGCGATCTGCAGGACCTGGGGCTGTCCAAGCTGCGGGCCATTGCCAATGGGGGTGTGCGGATCGAGAAGAATCCGTCGCTGTGCTTTGTGCACACCGTCAACTGGCTGCACATCATGGCCGAGAACGCCACCAAGTCGGAGGTGGTGCTGCAGACCAATCGCAATGAGGCCACCTGCCCCAAGTGCCCAGGCGAGATCAAGGGCGGCGATGTACTGGACATGAATGGTGCGAACGGTGGCGAGCCCAGCGTCAGCTGCAAGGAGTATGCGGATCACAAGCGCTACTGCTGGGACACCAAGTCGTGTCAGACAA TATGCCCCAAGGAGTGCCGCAACAACTGCATCGATGAGAAAACGTGCTGCAACAAGGCCTGTCTGGGCGGCTGCATCAGGGACAACAATGGCCACAATGACTGCATCAGCTGTCGCTACCTATCGATCCACAATACCACGTGTGTGGATACCTGCCCACAGGGTTTCTATCGG TATGATAGACGCTGCATCACGGCCGAAATGTGCGAGCAGATTGGCACAAAATACGAGACGAAGGAGATGCCTCTGGCCCATTACAATGGTCAGTGCACGACCCGCTGCCCCAAGGGCTATCAAATGGAGAACAGCACCTGTGTCAAGTGTCAGGGACAGTGCGAGAAGACCTGCGAGGGCGAACTGATTGACAGTCTGGTGCGGGCGAGGGACTTCCATGGCTGCACCAAAATCGGACCAAATAACGGCCTCACCATCAGCATTAAGCGCGAGGGAAGAT CCCACATTATGGAGGCCCTGGAGTTTGGACTGGCATCGGTGCACACGATTGAGACCTACCTGAAGGTACATCTCACCTATGGCCTCACCTCGTTGCGGTTCTTCAAGGCGCTGCGCGAGATACGTGGCGCACCCATGCTGGAGAATCTGTACGCCCTGTATGTGCTGGAGAACAACGACCTGGAGGAGATTTGGGCGCCCAATCAGACCGTGTACATACGGAACGGTGGCGTCTTCTTTCACTTTAATCGAAAGCTGTGCGTGTCGACGATCAACGAACTGCGACCGATGATGGCCTCCAAGCCGGAGTCGTTTAACAAGAGCGAAGTGGCCACCGACTCGAATGGCAATCGAGGATCAT GTGGCACGGCCAAGATACTGGTCACAGTGGAGGGTACAAGGCCACGCACGGCCTTTGTGAAGGTGGATCCGAAGTCGGTGATCCTGGGCGATCCGGTGGGCTCGAACAAGACGATAAGCAATACATCGATATTTTTCAAGGATCCGCGCGCATTTATTGGCTTTCAGTTCTATCACATGATCGATCCGTATGGCAATGCCACAAAGAGCAGCTACCAGCCATGCGATGATAG ATGGACCGTCAGTGATCCGATTAAGGTGTTTGGCCACATCTTCACCGATCTGATTCCCTACACGCAGTATGCGTTCTATGTGCGGACGATGGCCATCTCCTCGGAGTCGACCAATGGACAGAGCGATGTCATGTACTTTCGCACGATGCCCGCACAGCCTTCAATGGTGCCGGCCATCACGGCCACTTCGGTTTCCAGTTCGGAAATT caagTCACCTGGAATCCCCCAAGGTATCCGTACAGCAAGCTGACGCGTTACTTCGTGAAAGCAGAGCTCACCATACGGACAGCGAAGGATACGCCACAACGGAACTACTGCGTGGATC CCATTGCCAAGGCCGTGGACAATGAGGTGATGGTGGCCCCAACGCCGGCGGAGAAGACTCCCGATCCCCTGACACGCGAAGCGGATTGCAAATGCGAGGAGGGTAGCAGAAAGACCACCGATCGCGACCAAGACGATCGCCGGATACACGCCCAGATGGAGTTCGAGAATGCTTTGCAGAACTTTATCTACGTGCCGTCGCCCAAGAAGGCGCAGGGCAAGgcaggtgcaggtgctgcggcaggcgcaggcgcagttGTGGGCCTGCTACCCTCCGCCAACAGCATCGACGATGGCAGTGGCCCAGGGAATGCCATCAGACGGCGACGGGACATTGATTTTGAGTCTGGCTTCGAGCGGTTGGGCGGCAGCTTTCTGCTGCGGCATGTGCGCGCCCTCAAGGACGAGCCCCTGAACATATCGCAGCCGAGCATTGTGGATCCCGAGGCGTGGGTGAACGAGACACGAATGTCGGCACTCGGCGACTACTACGAGGTGCTGGGTGCCCAGGTGTTGGCCAACACGACCTCGTTCTCGTTCAAGCGGCTCAGGCATTTCACTCTCTACACCATCTTTGTGGTGGCATGTCGCGAGCGAGCGGGTCCCAACGACAAGGAGTCCATTTGCAGTTCCATGAATCCCATCTACAAGCTGACCAACAGGAAGG AGGATGCCGACATGGCACGAAACTTGACTGTGGCCCGGGAGAACGCGAATAATACTCAATCTTCGGTGCGATTGCGTTGGCTGCCGCCCAGCGATCCCAATGGCGACATTGTCGCCTACGAGCTGGCCTACCGCCTGCAGAAGCCCGACCAGGCGGAGGAGAAGAAGTGCATCCTAGTGGCGGATTTCCTTAACCTCACCGATGGCTATCCGCTGCATCTAAACGAGGGCAACTACAGCTTTCGGGTGCGTGCCAACTCCTTGGCCGGGCAGGGCATCTACTCGGACTTTGTCTTCATCTATGTTCAG CCGCGACCAAACTATATGATGTACTTAATCTGGATCTTGGGCGGCATCTGTTTAATGGTGATTGCCTGTCTGATGATCTATGTGCGGATTTTGCGCATGAAGGGACGGCCGAACGATCTGCACATGAACACGGACGTGAATCCGTTCTATGCGAGCATGCAGTACATACCGGACGACTGGGAGGTGCTGCGCGAGAATATCATCCAGCTGTCGCCGCTCGGCCAGGGCTCCTTTGGCATGGTGTACGAGGGCATACTGAAGTCGCTGACCGGCGGCGTCGACATGGAGTGCGCCATCAAGACGGTCAACGAGAATGCCACCGACAGGGAGCGCACGAATTTCCTCAGCGAGGCCAGTGTCATGAAGGAGTTCGACACGTTCCATGTGGTCCGACTGCTGGGCGTCTGCTCGCGTGGACAGCCCGCCCTGGTCGTCATGGAGCTGATGAAGAAGGGCGATCTCAAGTCCTACCTGCGCGCCCATCGACCCGAGGAGCGGGACGAAGCCATGCAGGCGTACCTGAATCGCATTGGCGTCACGGGGAATGTACATCCGCCCACCTACGCGCGCATCTATCAGATGGCCATCGAGATAGCCGACGGCATGGCCTACCTGGCGGCCAAGAAGTTTGTCCATCGCGATCTGGCGGCACGCAACTGCATGGTCGCCGAGGATCTGACCGTGAAGATCGGCGACTTTGGCATGACGCGCGACGTTTACGAGACGGACTACTATCGCAAGGGCACGAAGGGGCTGCTGCCCGTGCGCTGGATGCCGCCGGAGAGCTTGCGCGATGGCGTCTattccagctccagcgacgTCTTCAGCTTCGGCGTGGTGCTCTGGGAGATGGCCACGCTGGCGGCACAGCCCTACCAGGGCCTGTCCAATGAGCAGGTGCTGCGGTACGTCATCGATGGTGGCATTATGGAGCGACCGGAGAACTGCCCCGATGTGCTGCACAAACTGATGCACCGCTGCTGGCACCATCGGCCGTCGGCGAGGCCCAGTTTCCTGGACATCATTGCGTACCTGGAGCAGCAGTGCCCCGACTCGGAGTTCAAGGACGTTTCCTTCTACCACTCGGAGGCGGGACTGGTGCACCGCGAAAAGGAGCGCAAGGAGCGGAGCCAGAATGATGCGTTTGCGGCTGTGCCACTCGACCAGGACCAGGAGGATGCCACCACGCCGCTAAGGGTGGGCGACTATCAGGGCTACAAGTCCAACATGGACCACAACTCGTCGCTCGACCAGCCCGCAGAGAGTCCCATTGCCTTGGTGGACGATCATGCCACGCATTCGCCCTTCAGCCTGCAGTCTGGGTTCATTGTGAGCAGCACACCCGATGCCCAGTCCACGATGCCCACGGCGGGCGCCTCGCACGGCGACGATGCGTCTGCCTATGTGCAGCCGGATGCCGAGGCCTTGGCCGCCGATCGGGGCTATGAAATCTACGATCCGAGTCCAAACTTTGCAGAGCTGCCCACGAGCCGAAGCGGCAGCAcgggcggaggcggtggcggcaagCTCAGCGGGGAGCAGCATTTACTGCCGCGAAAGTCCCGCCAGCCCATCATCATGAGCAGCTCCATGCCCGACGATGTGATTGGCATTGGGGGAGGCGGCTCCTCGCTGCAGCCATCAACGGCCTCGGCGGCCAGCTCCAATGCCAGCTCCCACACGGGAAcaagcggcggcggtggcggccgTTATCCCAGCCTCAAGCGCGTCGTGGCCGATACGCTGCGCAACCGAGCCAACATCTTCAATCGTCATCTGTTCAACCAcaagcgcagcggcagcaatgcCAGCTACAAGAGCAGCGCCTCGAATgcacccagcaccagcagcaactcgAACCTCACCAGCCACCCGGTGGCCATGGGCAATCTGGGCACCATCgagagcggcggcagtggctctGCGGGCAGTTACACGGGCACACCGCGCTTCTACACGCCCACAGCGACGCCCAGCGGAGGAGCCTCGACCATTATCAGCGATAATCCCAACTACAGGCAGCTGGACGAGTCGATAACGAGTGGTGGCACGACGAGGTCGCCGGGTAACTCGTGGAGCCAGCGAACGGACAGCGAACAGGCCACAATACTGACCACCAGCAGTCCGAATCCCAACTACGAGATGATGCATCCACCACCGGGGCAGGGTCCGGGTCCgggacagagtcagagtcaaagtCAGGGAAACTCCAACTCGAATGCGGGGGCAAATGACAATCCCAACTATGTAATGATGAGCGAGCCAGAGCTGGTCATAAGCAGCAATCCGAGCTACGCTTTCATGAATGCACCGCAGGCCCGTCTGAGCAGCTCCGACGAGGACAATGACCTGGAGGAGGACGATgccgaggaggatgaggacgaggacttGGATGTGGAGCACATCAAAATGGAGCGCATGCCGCTGAGTAGGCCCAGGCAGCGGGCACCCCGAAATCCGCAACGCAGTCGAAGCGTCAGCCAAACGCGTAAATCTCCCACTGCAGCGGCAaccgctgcggctgcagcggcggcggccagtAATGTATCGAATTTGCTGAAGGAGAACTGGCTGAGGCAGGGGAGCAGTTCGACGcggccaccgccacccaaTGGGTTCATAGGACGTGAAGCGTAG
- the LOC117899088 gene encoding LOW QUALITY PROTEIN: adenosine 3'-phospho 5'-phosphosulfate transporter 1 (The sequence of the model RefSeq protein was modified relative to this genomic sequence to represent the inferred CDS: deleted 1 base in 1 codon), whose product MHVYTMSNRVPELIICSFIVVSLLVIHFFSDLLRASLGGFYAKDVTLSQLVEAQSADYAWLLKLMVNCFGYSCVVVPGYLIYKYVARTGYLERGNKTFLHTAINMCITGNSSYEPLEAAASTADKERAAGASAGKRTSSQEAVQLLWCFGGLMVSYLTWGVLQEKIMTQKYLNFSGESSKFKDSQFLVFANRLLAFVVALIYLQWQPSPTRHRAPLYKYSFASFSNIMSAWFQYEALKFVNFPTQVLAKSCKIIPVMVMGKIMSKAKYESYEYVTAVLISLGMIFFMSGSADGNKASGVTTLTGVFLLSLYMVFDSFTANWQGSLFKSYGMTSLQMMCGVNLFSSIFTGASLSMQGGFMDSLSFATEHPKFVFDMVVLSICSAVGQLFIYHTIDVFGPVVFTIIMTLRQAVAIMLSCFIYNHRVSALGIFGVLIVFVAIFLRVYCTQRLRAMRKRAEANKPKMAV is encoded by the exons ATGCACGTATACACCATGAGTAATCGAGTGCCGGAGCTAATTATATG CTCCTTCATCGTGGTCAGCTTGCTGGTCATACAC TTTTTCTCCGACCTGTTGCGTGCATCGCTGGGCGGCTTCTACGCCAAGGATGTGACCCTGTCGCAGCTTGTGGAGGCGCAGAGTGCCGACTATGCCTGGCTGCTGAAGCTGATGGTCAACTGCTTTGGCTACAGTTGCGTCGTTGTGCCCGGCTATCTCATCTACAAGTATGTGGCACGCACCGGATACCTCGAGAGAGGCAACAAGACCTTTCTGCACACGGCCATCAACATGTGCATCACCGGCAACTCCAGCTACGAGCCACTGGAGGCTGCGGCGAGCACAGCGGATAaggagagagcagcaggagcgtcGGCTGGCAAGCGCACGAGCTCCCAGGAGGCTGTGCAGCTGCTTTGGTGCTTTGGCGGCCTCATGGTGTCCTACCTGACCTGGGGCGTGCTGCAGGAGAAGATCATGACACAGAAATATCTGAACTTTTCCGGCGAGAGTTCCAAGTTCAAGGACTCGCAATTTCTGGTGTTTGCCAACCGACTGCTGGCCTTTGTGGTGGCCCTCATCTATCTGCAGTGGCAGCCCTCACCCACGCGACACCGTGCTCCGCTCTACAAGTACTCCTTTGCCTCGTTCTCGAACATCATGAGCGCCTGGTTCCAGTATGAGGCGCTGAAGTTCGTCAACTTTCCCACCCAGGTGCTGGCCAAGTCGTGCAAAATAATCCCCGTCATGGTAATGGGCAAGATCATGTCGAAAGCCAAGTACGAATCGTACGAGTATGTCACCGCCGTGCTTATCTCGCTGGGCATGATCTTCTTCATGAGTGGGTCGGCAGACGGCAACAAGGCCAGTGGAGTGACCACATTGACGGGCGTCTTCCTGCTCTCCTTGTACATGGTCTTTGACAGCTTCACGGCCAACTGGCAGGGCTCGCTGTTCAAGAGCTACGGCATGACCTCCCTCCAGATGATGTGCGGCGTAAATCTCTTCTCCTCGATCTTCACTGGCGCCTCGCTGTCGATGCAGGGCGGATTCATGGACTCCCTGTCCTTTGCCACAGAG CATCCGAAATTCGTGTTCGATATGGTTGTGCTTTCCATTTGCTCAGCGGTGGGGCAATTGTTTATCTACCACACAATCGATGTCTTCGGCCCAGTTGTGTTTACCATCATTATGACGCTGCGTCAG GCCGTAGCCATTATGCTCTCGTGCTTCATCTACAACCACCGCGTGTCGGCACTGGGCATCTTTGGTGTTCTCATCGTCTTCGTTGCCATCTTTCTGCGCGTCTACTGCACACAGCGCTTGAGGGCGATGCGCAAGCGGGCCGAGGCAAATAAACCCAAAATGGCTGTCTAA
- the LOC117899089 gene encoding uncharacterized protein LOC117899089: protein MQLLLVLLLGALSFSAAYPRSYSYDHPRRRPSPYSYNTVQSPSQRQSRQTGATSGTSGVATKSDTENAKFAGASNQELDESVGDERTLLLKKKLRKLARPYLGYGGYGGYGGYGGYGGYGGGNPCSPFGRDAKGSQKDPDEQGRFLFDVNVYKVYQGGCRNYGGGYGGGFGGGLGGGLGGGLLSDPIAPPVAPYPVPVRPYAPFATWLSLFAPGVLGAATVPGVPLSDPIRPASAAGDLQSDPAVDPSYAAPPVRRPVPNRVYYDSAGAPPVTPAQLVGGVATTVNGIIQQLTGQVQPVYQTGSYRSRNQRSSYG from the exons atgcagctgctgcttgttctCCTTCTAGGAGCCCTTAGTTTCTCCGCGGCCTATCCGCGCAGCTACAGCTACGACCACCCCAGGAGAAGGCCCTCTCCGTACTCCTACAACACCGTCCAATCGCCGAGCCAGCGACAATCGAGGCAGACCGGTGCAACCAGTGGCACCAGTGGGGTGGCCACCAAATCGGACACGGAAAATGCCAAATTTGCTGGCGCCTCGAACCAGGAACTCGACGAGTCCGTGGGCGATGAGAGGACTTTGCTGCTCAAGAAGAAGCTCCGCAAGTTGGCGCGTCCTTACTTGGGCTACGGCGGATACGGTGGATATGGTGGCTATGGAGGATACGGTGGATATGGTGGCGGAAATCCCTGCTCACCCTTCGGACGTGATGCCAAGGGCAGCCAGAAGGACCCGGACGAGCAGGGACGGTTCCTCTTCGATGTGAATGTGTACAAAGTTTATCAGGGAGGATGTCGCAACTACGGCGGTGGTTATGGCGGTGGTTTCGGTGGTGGTCTGGGCGGTGGTCTCGGCGGAGGTCTGCTCTCAGATCCCATTGCACCACCGGTGGCGCCCTACCCCGTGCCAGTCCGTCCGTATGCTCCGTTTGCCACGTGGCTGTCGCTTTTCGCTCCGGGTGTACTTGGAGCCGCGACTGTACCCGGTGTACCCCTCTCGGATCCCATTCGTCCTGCTTCGGCTGCAGGTGATTTACAGAGTGATCCTGCCGTGGATCCCAGCTATGCAGCGCCTCCAGTGCGCCGACCCGTGCCCAATCGCGTCTACTACGATTCAGCTGGAGCG CCGCCTGTGACGCCTGCGCAACTGGTGGGTGGCGTAGCCACCACTGTGAATGGGATCATCCAACAGCTGACCGGACAGGTACAGCCAGTCTACCAAACGGGCTCATATCGCTCGAGGAATCAGCGCAGCAGCTACGGATAA
- the LOC117898467 gene encoding prisilkin-39: MPNFNQTPLSCLLTMKYFTLSLVLCCLCLQVLSAPQWGQGSGFGYGFSPYSGYGGYSSASASAAASSSSGYQQGFGSPYGGYGGYGGYGGYGGYGGYRQQYNQFSNQQNSYGSSGYGGYGGYPFGYGR; this comes from the exons ATGCCAAACTTTAATCAGACGCCATTGAGTTGTTTGCTAACCATGAAG TATTTTACGCTGTCCCttgtgctgtgctgcctgTGCCTTCAAGTGCTGAGTGCCCCCCAGTGGGGCCAAGGATCTGGATTTGGCTATGGTTTTTCTCCCTACTCGGGCTATGGCGGCTACTCCTCGGCAAGTGCAAGTGCTGCGGCGAGTAGTAGTTCCGGATACCAACAAGGATTCGGCTCGCCCTATGGCGGATATGGTGGATATGGCGGATACGGAGGATATGGCGGATATGGGGGCTATCGGCAGCAGTACAATCAGTTCAGTAATCAGCAAAACAGCTACGGATCCTCTGGCTATGGCGGATACGGCGGCTACCCCTTCGGCTATGGCCGATGA
- the LOC117898486 gene encoding glycine-rich protein DOT1, producing the protein MQIICHKQHLLLLLGLCFLFMLQGTSAGKIKLLAFKGPHAGFVGLKVRTPKLLGLKHALGGGGGGGALGFGGGIGASIGAGIGGGYGGGYGGGYGGGYGGGYGGGHNSGYEHHEFHESHHESHHSSGGSYGDGGFGGGGFGGGLWGK; encoded by the exons atgcaaatcatt TGCCATAAACAAcatctgctcctgctgctgggattATGCTTTCTGTTTATGCTGCAAGGAACATCAGCTGGAAAGATAAAACTGTTGGCTTTTAAAGGACCACACGCCGGATTTGTGGGCCTCAAGGTGCGCACCCCCAAGCTGCTGGGCCTGAAGCACGCTCtgggcggtggcggaggtggaggcgcACTTGGATTCGGTGGTGGAATCGGCGCTAGCATAGGCGCTGGAATCGGCGGAGGGTACGGCGGGGGATATGGTGGGGGATACGGTGGGGGATATGGAGGAGGATACGGCGGAGGACACAACAGTGGCTACGAGCACCACGAATTTCACGAAAGTCATCACGAAAGCCATCACAGCAGCGGAGGAAGCTACGGAGATGGTGGCTTTGGAGGGGGTGGCTTCGGCGGTGGCCTCTGGGGAAAGTAA